In the genome of Streptomyces pactum, one region contains:
- the qcrC gene encoding cytochrome bc1 complex diheme cytochrome c subunit produces MKKLSARRRHPLAAVVVLLFALAVTGGLYAAFAPADKAKADDSAQSLAIEEGKKLYAVGCATCHGTGGQGTSDGPSLVGVGSAAVDFQVSTGRMPAQQPGAQVPKKKKVYTDTETEQLAAYIASLGAGPVTPTKQQYNPEGADAARGGELFRTNCAQCHNFTGKGGALTNGKYAPPLDDVDPKHVYEAMQTGPQNMPSFPDTVMPEKEKREIIAYLDRVNTSKTETPGGLELGGLGPVTEGLFGWIFGLGALIAVTIWVAARTAKAKKS; encoded by the coding sequence GTGAAAAAGCTCTCCGCACGACGACGCCATCCGCTGGCGGCGGTCGTCGTCCTACTCTTCGCGCTGGCGGTCACTGGGGGGCTGTACGCCGCGTTCGCGCCCGCGGACAAGGCGAAGGCCGATGACTCCGCCCAGTCCCTCGCCATCGAGGAGGGCAAGAAGCTCTACGCCGTGGGCTGTGCTACCTGCCACGGCACCGGCGGGCAGGGCACGAGCGACGGCCCCAGTCTGGTCGGGGTCGGCTCGGCCGCAGTGGACTTCCAGGTCAGCACCGGGCGCATGCCCGCGCAGCAGCCCGGCGCCCAGGTCCCGAAGAAGAAGAAGGTCTACACCGACACCGAGACCGAGCAGCTGGCCGCGTACATCGCCTCGCTCGGCGCCGGTCCGGTGACGCCCACCAAGCAGCAGTACAACCCCGAGGGCGCGGACGCCGCCCGTGGTGGAGAACTGTTCCGCACGAACTGCGCGCAGTGCCACAACTTCACCGGTAAGGGTGGTGCCCTGACCAACGGCAAGTACGCGCCGCCGCTCGACGACGTGGACCCCAAGCACGTCTACGAGGCGATGCAGACCGGCCCGCAGAACATGCCCTCCTTCCCTGACACGGTCATGCCGGAGAAGGAGAAGCGGGAGATCATCGCCTACCTCGACCGGGTCAACACCTCGAAGACGGAGACCCCGGGCGGCCTCGAACTCGGCGGGCTCGGCCCCGTCACCGAGGGCCTGTTCGGCTGGATCTTCGGCCTCGGCGCCCTGATCGCCGTCACCATCTGGGTCGCCGCCCGGACCGCAAAGGCCAAGAAGTCATGA
- the erpA gene encoding iron-sulfur cluster insertion protein ErpA, with protein sequence MTVQDETTASEGIILSDAAASKVKSLLEQEGRDDLALRVAVQPGGCSGLRYQLFFDERSLDGDVVKDFDGVKVVTDRMSAPYLSGASIDFVDTIEKQGFTIDNPNATGSCACGDSFS encoded by the coding sequence ATGACCGTTCAGGACGAGACCACCGCGAGCGAGGGCATCATCCTGTCCGACGCCGCCGCGTCGAAGGTCAAGAGCCTGCTGGAGCAGGAAGGCCGTGACGACCTCGCGCTGCGCGTCGCCGTCCAGCCCGGCGGTTGCTCCGGCCTGCGCTACCAGCTCTTCTTCGACGAGCGCTCGCTCGACGGTGACGTGGTGAAGGACTTCGACGGCGTCAAGGTCGTCACCGACCGCATGAGCGCCCCGTACCTGAGCGGCGCCTCCATCGACTTCGTGGACACCATCGAGAAGCAGGGCTTCACGATCGACAACCCGAACGCGACCGGTTCCTGCGCCTGCGGCGACTCCTTCAGCTGA
- a CDS encoding L,D-transpeptidase — translation MSHQPRPRTALVRTLLLTPLVAAGLAACGGPSPDALTDKPYDAGDHISFRGVGEGRRIDPDRPLEVTVREGGSRITDVTATDGAGRYVRGRLSEDGRRWRSTAPLAAGAHYTLRVSTENGDGRPGRRTIGFDTAPADERLRVTFGPDSGTYGVGQPVTAELSEPVRDRAARAVVERSLKVRSRPAVAGGWHWVDDRTLHYRPRDYWPAHATIEVRSTLDGVRVGDGRYGGRSAPLRLRTGDRIEALTDARTHRMTVFRNGRKIRTIPVTTGRPGFDTRNGVKVILAKESFVRMRGTSIGIPEGSSDSYDLPVHWATRVTWSGEYVHAAPWSVGAQGAANVSHGCTGMSTADARWFFDTVRVGDIVEVVGSGGETMTPFDNGFGDWNLSWEQWRDGSALTTDGGPAGSARLRPSV, via the coding sequence ATGAGCCACCAACCTCGTCCCCGCACCGCCCTGGTCCGCACCCTGCTGCTGACCCCGCTGGTCGCGGCCGGCCTGGCCGCCTGCGGCGGCCCGTCCCCGGACGCGCTCACCGACAAGCCCTACGACGCCGGCGACCACATCTCGTTCCGCGGTGTCGGGGAGGGCCGGCGGATCGACCCCGACCGGCCGCTGGAGGTGACGGTGCGGGAGGGCGGCAGCCGGATCACCGACGTCACCGCCACGGACGGCGCCGGACGGTACGTGCGCGGCCGGCTGAGCGAGGACGGCCGGCGGTGGCGCAGCACCGCCCCGCTCGCCGCGGGCGCCCACTACACGCTCCGGGTGAGCACCGAGAACGGCGACGGGCGGCCGGGCCGCCGCACCATAGGCTTCGACACCGCCCCCGCCGACGAGCGGCTGCGGGTCACCTTCGGCCCGGACAGCGGCACCTACGGCGTCGGGCAGCCGGTCACCGCCGAACTGAGCGAACCGGTCCGGGACCGCGCCGCGCGCGCGGTGGTGGAGCGGTCGCTGAAGGTCCGCTCCCGGCCCGCGGTGGCCGGCGGCTGGCACTGGGTGGACGACCGGACGCTGCACTACCGCCCGCGCGACTACTGGCCCGCCCACGCCACCATCGAGGTCCGCTCGACCCTGGACGGGGTGCGGGTGGGCGACGGCCGCTACGGCGGCCGCTCGGCGCCGCTGCGGCTGCGTACCGGCGACCGGATCGAGGCGCTGACCGACGCCCGCACCCACCGGATGACGGTGTTCCGCAACGGACGGAAGATCCGGACCATCCCGGTCACCACCGGCAGGCCCGGGTTCGACACCCGCAACGGGGTCAAGGTCATCCTGGCGAAGGAATCCTTCGTACGGATGCGCGGGACCAGCATCGGCATCCCGGAGGGCAGTTCGGACTCCTACGACCTGCCGGTGCACTGGGCCACCCGGGTGACCTGGAGCGGCGAGTACGTGCACGCGGCGCCCTGGTCCGTCGGCGCCCAGGGCGCGGCGAACGTCAGCCACGGCTGCACCGGGATGAGCACCGCCGACGCCCGCTGGTTCTTCGACACCGTGCGGGTCGGCGACATCGTCGAGGTCGTCGGCAGCGGGGGCGAGACCATGACGCCCTTCGACAACGGCTTCGGCGACTGGAACCTGTCCTGGGAGCAGTGGCGCGACGGCAGCGCGCTCACCACGGACGGCGGCCCGGCCGGGTCGGCCAGGCTCCGCCCCTCGGTGTGA
- the nadA gene encoding quinolinate synthase NadA, whose product MTTAQPLDVQPSPLALLLLGREADPRSERGVECPGDLPAPSDPDLVERARAAKAKLGEKVFVLGHHYQRDEVIEFADVTGDSFKLARDAAARPDAEYIVFCGVHFMAESADILTGDDQQVILPDLAAGCSMADMATAEQVAECWDRLAEAGVAEVTVPVSYMNSSADIKAFTGRHGGTICTSSNAKRALDWAFEQGEKVLFLPDQHLGRNTAVRDMGMSLDDCVVYNPHKPNGGLTDEELRGARMILWRGHCSVHGRFSLESVNDVRERIPGVNVLVHPECRHEVVAAADHVGSTEYIIKTLEAAPAGSKWAIGTELNLVRRLANRFADQGKEVVFLDKTVCFCSTMNRIDLPHLVWALESLAAGKVVNRIQVDKETEHFAKLALERMLALP is encoded by the coding sequence GTGACCACCGCCCAGCCCCTCGACGTCCAGCCGTCCCCGCTCGCCCTCCTGCTGCTCGGTCGCGAGGCCGACCCCAGGAGCGAGCGCGGTGTGGAGTGCCCCGGCGACCTGCCCGCGCCCTCCGACCCGGACCTGGTGGAGCGCGCCCGCGCGGCCAAGGCGAAGCTCGGGGAGAAGGTGTTCGTCCTCGGCCACCACTACCAGCGCGACGAGGTCATCGAGTTCGCCGATGTGACCGGCGACTCCTTCAAACTCGCCCGGGACGCCGCCGCCCGGCCGGACGCGGAGTACATCGTCTTCTGCGGTGTGCACTTCATGGCCGAGTCCGCGGACATCCTCACCGGCGACGACCAGCAGGTCATCCTCCCGGACCTGGCGGCCGGCTGTTCGATGGCCGACATGGCCACCGCCGAGCAGGTCGCCGAGTGCTGGGACCGGCTCGCCGAGGCGGGCGTCGCCGAGGTCACCGTGCCGGTGTCGTACATGAACTCCTCGGCCGACATCAAGGCGTTCACCGGCCGGCACGGGGGCACCATCTGCACCTCGTCCAACGCCAAGCGGGCGCTGGACTGGGCGTTCGAACAGGGCGAGAAGGTGCTTTTCCTCCCCGACCAGCACCTGGGCCGGAACACCGCGGTGCGCGACATGGGGATGTCCCTGGACGACTGCGTCGTCTACAACCCGCACAAGCCGAACGGCGGGCTGACCGACGAGGAACTGCGCGGCGCCCGGATGATCCTGTGGCGCGGCCACTGCTCGGTGCACGGCCGGTTCTCGCTGGAGTCGGTCAACGACGTGCGGGAGCGCATCCCGGGCGTCAACGTCCTGGTGCACCCGGAGTGCCGGCACGAGGTCGTGGCGGCGGCGGATCACGTCGGGTCCACCGAGTACATCATCAAGACCCTGGAGGCGGCGCCGGCCGGTTCCAAGTGGGCGATCGGCACCGAGCTGAACCTGGTGCGCCGGCTGGCGAACCGTTTCGCCGACCAGGGCAAGGAGGTCGTCTTCCTCGACAAGACGGTCTGCTTCTGCTCCACGATGAACCGGATCGACCTGCCGCACCTGGTGTGGGCGCTGGAGTCGCTGGCGGCCGGGAAGGTCGTCAACCGCATCCAGGTGGACAAGGAGACCGAGCACTTCGCCAAGCTGGCCCTGGAGCGCATGCTCGCGCTCCCGTAA
- a CDS encoding response regulator transcription factor, with translation MQPTATVLVYSDDSTVREQVRLAAGRRPAPDVPPVEYLECATLPAVLEALEHGGVDACVLDAEAVPAGGMGVCRQIKDEIFRCPPVVLLIARPQDAWLATWSRAEAAVTHPVDPVEFAATLAGLLRSRRQLGAA, from the coding sequence ATGCAGCCGACCGCCACGGTGCTGGTCTACAGCGACGACTCGACCGTTCGCGAGCAGGTCCGGCTGGCCGCCGGCCGCCGCCCCGCCCCGGACGTCCCGCCGGTGGAGTACCTGGAGTGCGCCACCCTCCCGGCCGTCCTGGAGGCGCTGGAGCACGGCGGGGTGGACGCCTGTGTGCTGGACGCCGAGGCGGTTCCGGCGGGCGGGATGGGCGTGTGCCGGCAGATCAAGGACGAGATCTTCCGCTGCCCGCCGGTGGTGCTGCTGATCGCCCGCCCGCAGGACGCCTGGCTGGCCACCTGGAGCCGGGCCGAGGCCGCCGTCACCCATCCGGTGGACCCGGTGGAGTTCGCGGCCACGCTCGCGGGTCTGCTGCGCTCCCGCCGGCAGCTCGGCGCGGCCTGA
- a CDS encoding aminotransferase class V-fold PLP-dependent enzyme: MPYFDAASSVPLHPVARQALLAALDEGWADPSRLYREGRRARMLLDAARQTAAEAVGCRPDELVFTPSGTRALHDGVAGALAGRRRAGRHLVVSAVEHSAVLHAADLHRSGGGTVGEVLVDRTGRVAPGAFAEALRAAPGPAALACLQSANHEVGTEQPVAEVAGECREAGVPLLVDAAQSLGWGPVEGDWSLLTGSAHK; encoded by the coding sequence GTGCCCTACTTCGACGCCGCTTCCTCCGTCCCGCTGCACCCGGTCGCCCGCCAGGCCCTGCTGGCCGCCCTGGACGAGGGCTGGGCGGACCCCTCCCGGCTCTACCGGGAGGGGCGCCGGGCCCGGATGCTCCTGGACGCCGCCCGGCAGACCGCCGCCGAGGCGGTGGGCTGCCGCCCCGACGAACTGGTCTTCACCCCGTCGGGCACCCGTGCGCTGCACGACGGTGTCGCGGGGGCGCTGGCCGGCCGGCGCCGCGCCGGCCGCCATCTGGTCGTGTCCGCGGTGGAGCACTCGGCGGTGCTGCACGCGGCGGATCTGCACCGGTCCGGCGGCGGCACCGTCGGCGAGGTGCTGGTGGACCGTACCGGCCGGGTGGCGCCCGGCGCGTTCGCGGAGGCGCTGCGCGCGGCCCCCGGCCCGGCCGCGCTGGCCTGTCTGCAGTCCGCCAACCACGAGGTGGGCACCGAGCAGCCGGTGGCCGAGGTCGCCGGCGAGTGCCGGGAGGCGGGTGTGCCGCTGCTGGTGGACGCCGCGCAGTCGCTCGGCTGGGGCCCGGTCGAGGGCGACTGGTCACTGCTGACCGGCAGCGCCCACAAGTAG
- a CDS encoding aminotransferase class V-fold PLP-dependent enzyme: MRQEAAAEAARLRELVDRIRLRVPQLVPDVEVVGDPVHRLPHLVTFSCLYVDGEALLHELDRRGFSVSSGSSCTSSTLIPSHVLRAMGVLSEGNVRVSLPPGCPEEDVERFLALLPEVVAAVRERLGAPAGDAPGAGPVRGTASNGSAAPAGTGADGAGTDGNGSDGSDAAGDRSRMGRRRAARPAGLRTARRRVVKGRARTARRRRAPMARPAGRRRGRGAAAGGTPEETQGGAPGTADGGTPGGGTRPGLVVDSLGKRCPIPVIELAKVIGDVPVGGVVTVLSDDEAARLDIPAWCAMRGQQYLGERPAVRGTAYRIVRRA, from the coding sequence GTGCGGCAGGAGGCGGCGGCCGAGGCAGCGCGGCTGCGGGAGCTGGTGGACCGCATCCGGCTGCGGGTGCCGCAGCTGGTGCCGGACGTGGAGGTGGTCGGCGACCCTGTGCACCGCCTCCCCCATCTGGTCACCTTCTCCTGTCTCTACGTGGACGGGGAGGCCCTCCTGCACGAGCTGGACCGGCGGGGGTTCTCGGTCTCCTCCGGCTCCTCGTGCACCTCCAGCACCCTGATCCCCAGCCATGTGCTGCGGGCGATGGGGGTGTTGTCGGAGGGCAACGTGCGGGTGTCGCTGCCGCCGGGGTGCCCCGAGGAGGACGTGGAGCGGTTCCTGGCCCTGCTGCCGGAGGTGGTGGCGGCGGTACGGGAGCGGCTGGGGGCGCCGGCCGGGGACGCGCCGGGGGCCGGGCCGGTCCGGGGAACGGCATCCAACGGCAGTGCGGCCCCGGCGGGGACCGGTGCGGATGGGGCGGGTACGGACGGGAACGGATCGGACGGGTCCGATGCGGCAGGGGACCGGTCACGGATGGGGCGGCGGCGGGCGGCGCGGCCGGCGGGCCTGCGAACGGCGCGGCGGAGGGTGGTGAAGGGCCGGGCGCGGACGGCGCGGCGGCGGAGGGCGCCGATGGCGCGGCCGGCGGGACGCCGGAGGGGGCGAGGGGCCGCGGCGGGCGGAACCCCGGAAGAGACGCAGGGCGGGGCACCGGGGACGGCGGACGGCGGGACGCCGGGGGGCGGGACGAGGCCCGGGCTGGTGGTGGACTCGCTCGGCAAGCGGTGCCCCATCCCGGTCATCGAACTGGCGAAGGTGATCGGGGACGTCCCGGTGGGCGGCGTGGTGACGGTGCTCTCCGACGACGAGGCGGCCCGGCTGGACATCCCGGCCTGGTGCGCCATGCGCGGCCAGCAGTACCTGGGCGAGCGGCCGGCCGTGCGCGGCACCGCGTACCGGATCGTGCGTCGCGCCTGA
- the ctaE gene encoding aa3-type cytochrome oxidase subunit III, which yields MSVVATATAVDTGHAHPSVNRPNLTSVGTIIWLSSELMFFAALFAMYFTLRSVTGADFWSEKADALNFPFSATNTTILVLSSLTCQLGVFAAERGDVKKLRLWFVITFIMGAIFIGGQVFEYTELVKHEGLSLSSDPYGSVFYLTTGFHGLHVTGGLIAFLLVLGRTYAAKRFTHEQATAAIVVSYYWHFVDVVWIGLFATIYMIK from the coding sequence ATGTCGGTCGTGGCGACAGCAACAGCAGTAGATACCGGGCACGCGCACCCGTCGGTCAACCGACCGAACCTCACCAGCGTCGGAACCATCATCTGGCTGAGTTCCGAGCTGATGTTCTTCGCGGCCCTCTTCGCGATGTACTTCACCCTGCGATCGGTGACGGGTGCCGACTTCTGGTCGGAAAAGGCCGATGCGCTGAACTTCCCGTTCTCGGCGACCAACACCACGATCCTGGTGCTCTCCTCGCTCACCTGCCAGCTCGGCGTTTTCGCCGCCGAGCGCGGTGACGTGAAGAAGCTGCGCCTGTGGTTCGTGATCACCTTCATCATGGGCGCGATCTTCATCGGCGGCCAGGTCTTCGAGTACACCGAGCTGGTCAAGCACGAGGGCCTGTCGCTCTCGTCCGACCCGTACGGATCGGTGTTCTACCTGACCACCGGTTTCCACGGACTGCACGTGACGGGCGGCCTGATCGCCTTCCTGCTGGTCCTGGGCAGGACGTACGCGGCCAAGAGGTTCACCCACGAGCAGGCGACGGCGGCCATCGTCGTGTCCTACTACTGGCACTTCGTCGATGTCGTCTGGATCGGCCTCTTCGCCACGATCTACATGATCAAGTAA
- a CDS encoding cytochrome c oxidase subunit 4 has protein sequence MKVQGRMFIWLSVFILAMAIVYGVWSKEPAGTTALFLAFGLSIMIGYYLAFTARRVDTGAQDNKDADVADDAGELGFFSPHSWQPLALGVGASLAFLGVVFGWWLLYFSAPIILIGIWGWVFEYYRGENQNQ, from the coding sequence GTGAAGGTCCAAGGCCGGATGTTCATCTGGCTCTCCGTCTTCATCCTCGCCATGGCGATCGTCTATGGCGTGTGGTCGAAGGAGCCGGCCGGCACCACCGCGCTGTTCCTGGCCTTCGGTCTGTCCATCATGATCGGCTACTACCTGGCCTTCACGGCCCGCCGGGTGGACACCGGGGCGCAGGACAACAAGGACGCGGACGTCGCCGACGACGCCGGGGAGCTGGGCTTCTTCAGCCCGCACAGCTGGCAGCCGCTCGCCCTGGGCGTCGGTGCCTCGCTCGCCTTCCTCGGCGTGGTCTTCGGCTGGTGGCTGCTGTACTTCTCCGCCCCGATCATCCTCATCGGTATCTGGGGCTGGGTCTTCGAGTACTACCGCGGCGAGAACCAGAACCAGTAG
- the ctaD gene encoding aa3-type cytochrome oxidase subunit I — protein MSILNESQGAGAAASYEDELPVRPKQPGNVVVKWLTTTDHKTIGTLYLITSFVFFCIGGALALVMRAELARPGTQIMSNEQFNQAFTMHGTIMLLMFATPLFAGFANWIMPLQIGAPDVAFPRLNMFAYWLYLFGSLIAVAGFLTPQGAAGFGWFAYTPLSDTVRSPGIGADMWIMGLALSGFGTILGSVNFITTIICMRAPGMTMFRMPIFTWNVLLTGVLVLLAFPVLAAALFALEVDRKFGAHIFDAANGGALLWQHLFWFFGHPEVYIIALPFFGIISEVVPVFSRKPMFGYGSLIAATIGIAGLSVTVWAHHMYVTGGVLLPFFSFMTFLIAVPTGVKFFNWLGTMWKGSLSFETPMLWAIGFLITFTFGGLTGVILASPPLDFHVSDSYFVVAHFHYVIFGTVVFAMFSGFHFWWPKFTGKMLDERLGKITFWTLFVGFHGTFLVQHWLGAEGMARRYADYLHADGFTTLNTISTISSFLLGLSILPFFYNVWKTAKYGKKVEVDDPWGYGRSLEWATSCPPPRHNFLTLPRIRSESPAFDLHHPEIAALDQLENAGVASDDKALAGGKEAGK, from the coding sequence GTGAGCATCCTCAACGAATCCCAGGGTGCCGGCGCAGCCGCCTCGTACGAGGACGAGTTGCCGGTGCGCCCCAAGCAGCCGGGCAATGTGGTCGTCAAGTGGCTCACCACCACCGACCACAAGACCATCGGCACGCTCTACCTGATCACGTCGTTCGTGTTCTTCTGCATCGGCGGTGCGCTGGCCCTGGTCATGCGTGCCGAGCTGGCTCGTCCCGGCACGCAGATCATGTCGAACGAGCAGTTCAACCAGGCGTTCACGATGCACGGCACGATCATGCTGCTGATGTTCGCGACGCCGCTGTTCGCCGGCTTCGCGAACTGGATCATGCCGCTGCAGATCGGCGCGCCGGACGTGGCGTTCCCGCGGCTGAACATGTTCGCCTACTGGCTCTACCTGTTCGGCTCGCTCATCGCGGTGGCCGGCTTCCTCACCCCGCAGGGTGCCGCCGGCTTCGGCTGGTTCGCCTACACCCCGCTGTCCGACACGGTCCGCTCGCCGGGCATCGGCGCGGACATGTGGATCATGGGTCTGGCCCTCTCCGGCTTCGGTACCATCCTCGGCTCGGTCAACTTCATCACCACGATCATCTGCATGCGCGCACCCGGCATGACGATGTTCCGCATGCCGATCTTCACCTGGAACGTGCTGCTCACCGGTGTGCTGGTGCTGCTGGCCTTCCCGGTGCTGGCCGCCGCGCTCTTCGCGCTGGAGGTTGACCGTAAGTTCGGCGCGCACATCTTCGACGCGGCCAACGGTGGCGCCTTGCTCTGGCAGCACCTGTTCTGGTTCTTCGGTCACCCAGAGGTGTACATCATTGCGCTGCCGTTCTTCGGCATCATCTCCGAGGTCGTCCCGGTCTTCTCGCGCAAGCCGATGTTCGGTTACGGCAGCCTCATCGCCGCCACCATCGGTATCGCCGGTCTGTCGGTGACGGTGTGGGCGCACCACATGTACGTCACGGGCGGTGTGCTGCTGCCGTTCTTCTCCTTCATGACCTTCCTGATCGCGGTCCCCACCGGTGTGAAGTTCTTCAACTGGCTGGGCACGATGTGGAAGGGCTCGCTGAGCTTCGAGACCCCGATGCTCTGGGCCATCGGCTTCCTGATCACCTTCACCTTCGGTGGTCTGACCGGTGTCATCCTGGCCTCGCCGCCGCTGGACTTCCACGTCTCCGACTCGTACTTCGTCGTCGCGCACTTCCACTACGTCATCTTCGGCACCGTGGTCTTCGCGATGTTCTCCGGCTTCCACTTCTGGTGGCCGAAGTTCACCGGCAAGATGCTCGACGAGCGGCTCGGCAAGATCACCTTCTGGACGCTGTTCGTGGGCTTCCACGGCACGTTCCTGGTGCAGCACTGGCTGGGCGCCGAGGGCATGGCGCGCCGTTACGCCGACTACCTGCACGCCGACGGGTTCACCACGCTGAACACCATCTCCACGATCAGCTCGTTCCTCCTCGGCCTGTCGATCCTGCCGTTCTTCTACAACGTCTGGAAGACCGCCAAGTACGGCAAGAAGGTCGAGGTCGACGACCCGTGGGGTTACGGTCGCTCGCTGGAGTGGGCGACCTCCTGCCCGCCGCCGCGGCACAACTTCCTCACCCTGCCGCGCATCCGCTCCGAATCCCCGGCGTTCGACCTCCACCACCCGGAGATCGCCGCGCTGGACCAGCTGGAGAACGCGGGCGTCGCGTCCGATGACAAGGCCCTCGCGGGTGGCAAGGAGGCCGGCAAGTGA
- a CDS encoding carbohydrate kinase family protein, whose translation MRIAVTGSIATDHLMTFPGRFADQLVADQLHTVSLSFLVDTLDVRRGGVAPNICFGMGVLGLRPILVGAAGSDFAEYRAWLDRHGVDTASVRISEMLHTARFVCTTDTDHNQIASFYTGAMSEARQIELQPVADRVGGLDLVHIGADDPEAMVRHTEECRTRGIPFAADPSQQLARMDGDDIRRLIDGARYLFTNEYEKALVETKTGWTAEEILGKVGTRITTLGAQGVRIERRGEEPVVVGCAEEEAKVDPTGVGDAFRAGFLAGLSWELGLERSAQVGCMLATLVIETLGTQEYELRRGHFMERFAKAYGDDAASEVRAHLA comes from the coding sequence GTGCGAATCGCCGTCACCGGTTCCATCGCCACCGACCACCTGATGACCTTCCCCGGTCGTTTCGCCGATCAGCTGGTCGCCGACCAGCTGCACACGGTCTCCCTCTCCTTCCTCGTCGACACCCTCGACGTCCGCCGCGGCGGGGTCGCCCCCAACATCTGCTTCGGCATGGGCGTCCTCGGGCTCCGGCCGATCCTGGTCGGCGCGGCGGGTTCGGACTTCGCCGAGTACCGCGCCTGGCTGGACCGCCACGGGGTGGACACCGCCTCAGTCCGTATCTCCGAGATGCTCCACACCGCCCGCTTCGTCTGCACCACGGACACCGACCACAACCAGATCGCCTCCTTCTACACCGGGGCGATGAGCGAGGCCCGGCAGATTGAGCTGCAGCCGGTCGCCGACCGGGTCGGCGGCCTGGACCTGGTCCACATCGGCGCGGACGACCCGGAGGCGATGGTCCGGCACACCGAGGAGTGCCGGACCCGCGGCATCCCCTTCGCCGCCGACCCCTCGCAGCAGCTCGCCCGGATGGACGGCGACGACATCCGCCGGCTCATCGACGGCGCCCGCTACCTCTTCACCAACGAGTACGAGAAGGCGCTGGTCGAGACGAAGACCGGCTGGACCGCCGAGGAGATCCTGGGCAAGGTCGGCACCCGGATCACCACGCTGGGCGCCCAGGGCGTGCGGATCGAGCGCCGTGGTGAGGAGCCGGTCGTGGTCGGCTGCGCCGAGGAGGAGGCCAAGGTGGACCCGACCGGCGTCGGCGACGCCTTCCGGGCGGGCTTCCTCGCGGGACTCTCCTGGGAGCTGGGGCTGGAGCGCTCCGCCCAGGTCGGCTGCATGCTGGCGACCCTGGTGATCGAGACCCTCGGCACCCAGGAGTACGAGCTGCGGCGCGGCCACTTCATGGAGCGCTTCGCCAAGGCGTACGGCGACGACGCTGCGAGCGAGGTCCGCGCCCACCTCGCCTGA
- the ctaC gene encoding aa3-type cytochrome oxidase subunit II yields the protein MSPNGSDRSSRRPVRRKLLQALAAGLVLATATGCTSKDFPRLGMPAPVTEEAPRILSLWQGSWAAALAVGVLVWGLILWSVIFHRRSRTKVEIPPQTRYNMPIEALYTVVPIIIVSVLFYFTARDENELLKVDKKPDHVINVVGYQWSWAFNYMENVDGKAATPGKPYGKIKEISNIPDRMLETIPAGAEGVWEAGIPGDRDPDTGNPGPTLWLPKGETVEFILTSRDVIHSFWVVPFLMKQDVIPGHTNRFQVTPNKEGTFLGKCAELCGTDHSRMLFNVKVVSPERYQQHLQELKKKGQTGYLPSGIEQTEPAQNAETKQK from the coding sequence GTGAGTCCCAACGGCTCCGACCGCTCGTCGCGGCGCCCGGTGCGGCGGAAGCTGCTGCAGGCGCTGGCCGCGGGCTTGGTCCTGGCGACCGCCACCGGTTGCACATCGAAGGACTTCCCCCGCCTCGGAATGCCCGCCCCCGTCACGGAGGAGGCGCCGCGGATCCTCTCCCTGTGGCAGGGCTCCTGGGCCGCCGCCCTCGCGGTGGGCGTTCTGGTGTGGGGTCTGATCCTGTGGAGCGTGATCTTCCACCGGCGCAGCAGGACCAAGGTGGAGATCCCGCCGCAGACCCGGTACAACATGCCGATCGAGGCGCTGTACACCGTGGTCCCGATCATCATCGTCTCGGTGCTCTTCTACTTCACCGCCCGCGACGAGAACGAGCTCCTCAAGGTGGACAAGAAGCCCGACCACGTCATCAACGTGGTGGGCTACCAGTGGAGCTGGGCCTTCAACTACATGGAGAACGTGGACGGCAAGGCCGCCACGCCCGGCAAGCCCTACGGGAAGATCAAGGAGATCTCCAACATCCCGGACCGGATGCTGGAGACCATCCCCGCGGGCGCCGAGGGCGTCTGGGAGGCGGGCATCCCCGGTGACCGCGACCCGGACACCGGCAACCCCGGGCCGACGCTGTGGCTGCCGAAGGGCGAGACCGTCGAGTTCATCCTGACCTCCCGTGACGTCATCCACTCCTTCTGGGTGGTTCCGTTCCTGATGAAGCAGGACGTCATCCCGGGCCACACCAACCGCTTCCAGGTGACGCCGAACAAGGAAGGCACCTTCCTGGGCAAGTGCGCCGAGCTGTGCGGCACCGACCACTCCCGCATGCTCTTCAACGTGAAGGTCGTCTCGCCCGAGCGTTACCAGCAGCATCTGCAGGAGCTCAAGAAGAAGGGCCAGACCGGCTACCTTCCGTCGGGCATCGAGCAGACGGAACCCGCCCAGAACGCGGAGACGAAGCAAAAGTGA